The Candidatus Binataceae bacterium genome includes a window with the following:
- a CDS encoding Rieske 2Fe-2S domain-containing protein: protein MLTQEENRLLTQVGAGTPMGELLREYWTPALRSAVLEADGAPKRVRLLGENFVAFRATDGRVGFFDEGCPHRCTSLALARNEDNALTCIFHGWKIDVSGKVVEVPSEPPERRAEFAAKVRVKHYPVREGGGMVWVYLGRRDPAPKFPEFELCRLPESHVMPRRTILNHNWFAGFEGQLDSAHVGIMHSSWTTWRPRKVYGKSDLSYSQANTAPRFELLMQPYGFREGALRELADGSVYIRVREVVFPYYSFIPVNPENVQFVVCCIPIDDEWQSQWYLYYRPDRPMSDADKAEIMEGAVNDLDDFGGNRGSVDNMWHQDRNAMKEGHFTGITWSVQHEDLVVQESQGVLLDRSREYLGSSDSVIIRVRRMLLNAAREHQAGKPAPWLDDRCDYSRIRPLAYRIPGDVKWHEVDPISPPAYRFEP from the coding sequence ATGCTGACCCAGGAAGAAAACCGGCTCCTGACCCAGGTGGGCGCGGGTACCCCGATGGGTGAGTTGTTACGTGAATATTGGACCCCGGCTCTGCGCTCGGCGGTGCTGGAGGCTGACGGCGCGCCCAAGCGCGTGCGGCTTTTGGGAGAAAACTTCGTCGCCTTTCGGGCCACCGACGGGCGGGTAGGCTTCTTCGACGAAGGCTGCCCCCATCGATGCACCTCGCTGGCGCTGGCACGCAACGAGGACAATGCCCTAACCTGTATCTTCCACGGCTGGAAGATCGACGTTTCGGGCAAGGTGGTCGAAGTGCCCTCCGAACCGCCCGAGCGGCGGGCGGAATTCGCGGCCAAGGTACGCGTCAAGCATTATCCGGTGCGCGAGGGGGGCGGGATGGTTTGGGTCTACCTGGGCCGGCGCGATCCGGCGCCCAAGTTCCCCGAGTTCGAGCTGTGCCGGCTGCCGGAGAGCCACGTGATGCCGCGCCGAACCATCTTGAATCATAACTGGTTTGCCGGCTTCGAGGGGCAACTGGACTCCGCTCACGTCGGCATCATGCATTCTTCCTGGACCACTTGGCGCCCGCGCAAAGTTTACGGCAAAAGCGACCTCAGCTACAGCCAGGCCAACACCGCGCCCCGCTTCGAGCTTTTGATGCAGCCCTACGGCTTTCGCGAAGGCGCGCTGCGAGAACTTGCCGACGGCAGCGTATATATACGTGTACGAGAAGTCGTCTTTCCCTACTATTCGTTTATTCCAGTCAACCCCGAAAACGTGCAGTTCGTGGTCTGCTGCATCCCGATCGACGACGAATGGCAAAGCCAATGGTACCTCTATTATCGGCCCGACCGGCCGATGAGCGACGCGGACAAGGCCGAGATCATGGAAGGCGCCGTCAACGACCTGGACGACTTTGGCGGCAATCGCGGCAGTGTCGACAACATGTGGCATCAGGATCGCAACGCCATGAAGGAGGGGCATTTCACCGGGATTACCTGGTCGGTCCAGCACGAAGATCTGGTGGTACAGGAATCCCAGGGAGTGCTGCTCGATCGCAGCCGCGAATATTTGGGCTCCAGCGATTCGGTCATCATCCGAGTGCGCCGGATGCTGCTCAATGCCGCGCGCGAGCATCAGGCTGGCAAGCCGGCGCCATGGCTGGACGACAGGTGCGATTATAGCCGAATTCGCCCCCTGGCTTACCGCATCCCGGGCGACGTCAAATGGCATGAGGTGGATCCGATCAGTCCGCCGGCTTACCGCTTCGAGCCCTAA